The Streptomyces laurentii genome contains a region encoding:
- a CDS encoding hypothetical protein (identified by MetaGeneAnnotator; putative;~sequence version:1) yields MPSPCPPALPTPRHRDRLRAVWTVRAVWTVLAVWAVRAVPGVWTLALGLWGLSRQNSVWRDEAATWQVARRSTGDILRLLENVDAVHGLYYLLMHGLFSCFGPGTTVLRLPSVLAMTVAAVCVASLGNRLAGPWAGLGGGLGFGLLPAIQFHLQEGRPYALVAAGAGISTLLLVTALQDRAERDRAGRDQAALGRGRRSALWVAYGGTILVCGLLNWLSLMILPAHLATLIRARAARPVRVRWAMAATGAVAGVLPLILFTRTQSDQVSWIPPLTWHMLIGPAILLAIGALGALLDRPRAGRLSAASVGLPLLALPQLGLVGLSLIQPLFLDRYVLFSLVGLALLIGAAIGAAVRAARPRFPRASRMILPVVMAVATAALTPQFLAKRSPDSRVDDVLAVADDIRELARDGDAVLYIPAARRDTRLVSPGAFTGLRDIALAQGPVESGTLKGVEKSPQRIGAAMLTQDRILLVTDAGEVAPPLSTERDRVKTCVLREHFTPTADRQIRGRRVTVYERVHATPHDEPARAAKDC; encoded by the coding sequence ATGCCCTCCCCTTGCCCACCGGCCCTGCCGACGCCCCGCCACCGCGACCGTCTCCGGGCCGTCTGGACCGTCCGGGCTGTCTGGACCGTCCTGGCTGTCTGGGCCGTCCGGGCCGTCCCGGGGGTATGGACGCTCGCGCTCGGCCTGTGGGGGCTGTCCCGACAGAACAGCGTATGGCGGGACGAGGCGGCGACCTGGCAGGTGGCGCGGCGGTCCACCGGCGACATCCTGCGCCTGCTGGAGAACGTCGACGCCGTCCACGGGCTCTACTACCTGCTGATGCACGGGCTCTTCAGCTGCTTCGGGCCCGGAACCACGGTTCTGCGGCTGCCCTCCGTGCTGGCCATGACGGTGGCCGCGGTCTGTGTGGCATCCCTCGGGAACCGGCTCGCGGGACCGTGGGCGGGGCTGGGCGGCGGGCTCGGGTTCGGGCTGCTGCCCGCCATCCAGTTCCATCTGCAGGAGGGACGTCCGTACGCGCTCGTCGCCGCCGGCGCGGGAATCTCGACCCTGCTGCTCGTGACCGCCCTCCAGGACCGGGCTGAACGGGACCGGGCCGGGCGGGACCAGGCCGCACTGGGCCGGGGACGGCGGTCGGCCCTCTGGGTCGCCTACGGCGGCACGATCCTCGTCTGCGGACTGCTCAACTGGCTCTCGCTGATGATCCTGCCCGCTCACCTCGCCACCCTCATCCGGGCGCGGGCCGCGCGCCCGGTCCGGGTGCGCTGGGCGATGGCCGCGACGGGCGCCGTGGCGGGGGTCCTGCCGCTCATCCTGTTCACCCGGACCCAGTCCGATCAGGTGTCATGGATACCGCCGCTGACCTGGCACATGCTGATCGGCCCGGCGATCCTGCTGGCGATCGGCGCGCTCGGCGCCCTGCTCGACCGGCCGCGGGCGGGCCGGCTGTCGGCGGCCTCGGTCGGGCTCCCGCTCCTCGCGCTTCCCCAACTCGGCCTGGTGGGGCTCTCCTTGATCCAGCCGTTGTTCCTGGACCGGTACGTGCTGTTCAGCCTGGTCGGCCTGGCGCTGCTGATCGGGGCCGCGATCGGCGCGGCGGTCCGGGCGGCCCGGCCGCGCTTTCCGAGGGCCTCACGGATGATCCTCCCCGTGGTGATGGCCGTGGCGACGGCGGCTCTGACACCGCAGTTCCTGGCCAAGCGGTCCCCGGACAGCCGCGTGGACGACGTCCTGGCGGTCGCGGACGACATACGGGAGCTGGCGCGGGACGGTGACGCGGTGCTCTACATACCGGCGGCGCGCCGCGACACCCGCCTGGTCTCCCCTGGAGCGTTCACCGGACTGCGCGACATCGCCCTCGCCCAAGGCCCGGTGGAATCAGGGACATTGAAGGGAGTGGAGAAGAGCCCCCAGCGGATAGGGGCGGCGATGCTGACACAGGACCGCATCCTGTTGGTCACGGACGCGGGAGAGGTCGCGCCACCCCTGTCGACCGAGCGGGACCGCGTGAAGACGTGTGTCCTGCGCGAGCACTTCACCCCGACGGCGGACCGCCAGATACGAGGGCGCAGGGTGACGGTGTACGAGCGGGTCCACGCGACGCCGCACGACGAGCCCGCGCGGGCGGCCAAGGACTGCTGA
- a CDS encoding hypothetical protein (identified by MetaGeneAnnotator; putative;~sequence version:1): MRGARSPPFTVVAKRVERLSENPPLTHEFDHLVSHVHLAAFGPRRSAPVGTGRSNRSRPVIVVRTFTGTGALPATTCAGSVGVRGWNGNRGREPRRVDSGPWNAKTERHEEG, translated from the coding sequence GTGAGGGGGGCGCGTTCCCCTCCCTTCACCGTGGTGGCCAAGAGAGTCGAAAGGTTGAGTGAAAACCCGCCTTTGACACATGAGTTCGATCATCTCGTGTCCCACGTTCACTTGGCCGCTTTTGGCCCCCGCCGCTCCGCACCCGTCGGCACCGGACGCTCGAACCGGAGCCGCCCCGTGATCGTCGTCCGCACCTTCACCGGCACCGGCGCGCTGCCCGCGACGACATGCGCCGGTTCGGTAGGTGTGCGTGGGTGGAACGGGAACCGTGGACGCGAACCGCGGCGCGTGGACAGCGGACCGTGGAACGCGAAGACGGAACGTCATGAGGAAGGGTGA
- a CDS encoding gluconolactonase (Gluconolactonase [Streptomyces venezuelae ATCC10712];~SMP-30/Gluconolaconase/LRE-like region; pfam08450;~identified by MetaGeneAnnotator; putative): MAERGRPELYEVFDERFRTGRCTSGDARLEVLYDGCRWAEGPVYLPAWRQVIWSDIPNDRMLRWDEETGAVGVFRRDAGHPNGNTLDREGRLISCEQGNRRVTRTEHDGTLTVLADRWQGKRLNSPNDATVKSDGSVWFSDPDFGIITDYEGHRGASEIGAGNVYRIDPATGEVRLVADGFGAPNGLVFSADESRLFVSDTRAGYVRVFDVRDDGTLSDGTVFADASARPDARFDNLRFDADGRLWVAAMDDGVHCYDPDGTLIGRLDVPEAVANIAWGGAKRNRLFLAAESSLYSVVTSVTGTHPAPGPARRS; encoded by the coding sequence ATGGCAGAGCGCGGGCGGCCCGAGTTGTACGAGGTGTTCGACGAGCGGTTCCGCACGGGCCGGTGCACGTCCGGCGACGCACGCCTGGAGGTCCTGTACGACGGATGCCGCTGGGCCGAGGGCCCGGTCTATCTGCCCGCCTGGCGGCAGGTGATCTGGAGCGACATCCCCAACGACCGGATGCTCCGCTGGGACGAGGAGACCGGCGCCGTCGGCGTGTTCCGCCGCGACGCCGGCCACCCGAACGGCAACACCCTGGACCGCGAGGGCCGGCTGATCAGCTGCGAACAGGGCAACCGCCGGGTGACGCGGACGGAGCACGACGGCACGCTCACCGTGCTCGCCGACCGCTGGCAGGGCAAACGGCTCAACAGCCCCAACGACGCGACGGTGAAGTCGGACGGCTCCGTCTGGTTCTCCGACCCGGACTTCGGCATCATCACCGACTACGAGGGGCATCGGGGCGCGAGCGAGATCGGTGCCGGCAACGTCTACCGGATCGACCCCGCCACGGGCGAGGTCCGGCTGGTCGCCGACGGCTTCGGGGCGCCCAACGGCCTGGTCTTCTCGGCGGACGAGAGCCGGCTTTTCGTCTCCGACACCCGGGCCGGGTACGTGCGCGTCTTCGACGTACGCGACGACGGCACCCTCTCCGACGGCACGGTCTTCGCCGACGCCTCCGCCCGCCCGGACGCCCGCTTCGACAATCTGCGCTTCGACGCCGACGGCCGGTTGTGGGTCGCCGCGATGGACGACGGCGTGCACTGCTACGACCCCGACGGCACCCTGATCGGCCGGCTCGACGTCCCCGAGGCGGTGGCCAACATCGCCTGGGGCGGCGCCAAACGCAACCGTCTCTTCCTCGCCGCCGAGAGCAGTCTCTACTCGGTCGTCACCTCCGTCACGGGCACCCATCCGGCGCCGGGACCCGCCCGCCGGAGCTGA
- a CDS encoding cell division protein sepF 3 (Protein of unknown function (DUF552); cl00775;~cell division protein sepF 3 [Streptomyces pristinaespiralis ATCC25486];~identified by MetaGeneAnnotator; putative) has translation MSRYERYDVTDEQWEGLAQVVPLRGRDEWPSRIDHRAIPEQQEAAEQRRMIVLRVQVFADAREVAEYLIAQIPVLLDLTSADTEVAKRILDFSSGVVFGLGSGMHRVDRNVFLLAPAGTEVEGAEDESEAGNA, from the coding sequence ATGAGTAGGTACGAGAGGTACGACGTCACCGACGAGCAGTGGGAGGGCCTGGCCCAGGTCGTCCCGCTGCGCGGCAGGGATGAATGGCCGTCCAGGATCGATCACCGTGCGATCCCCGAGCAGCAAGAGGCGGCCGAACAGCGCCGGATGATCGTCCTGCGCGTCCAGGTCTTCGCGGACGCGCGCGAGGTCGCGGAGTACCTCATCGCCCAGATCCCCGTGCTGCTCGACCTGACGAGCGCGGACACCGAGGTCGCCAAGCGCATCCTCGACTTCAGCAGCGGCGTCGTCTTCGGCCTCGGCAGCGGGATGCACCGGGTCGACCGCAACGTCTTCCTGCTGGCGCCGGCCGGCACCGAGGTCGAGGGCGCCGAGGACGAGAGCGAGGCGGGCAACGCCTGA
- a CDS encoding bldA-regulated nucleotide binding protein (AAA domain; pfam13476;~bldA-regulated nucleotide binding protein [Streptomyces pristinaespiralis ATCC25486];~identified by MetaGeneAnnotator; putative), with the protein MPAQGRRPGQVPFRARPLPAPTAEAALALAAALSPVRVDEAAPVPVERTTGGALLRPTVTELRLSAFGVHRGTVLPLGPVTLLRGASGSGKTTALRAYEALARLGAGAELEEVLPDAADRVPERSRADAQGRRGFRIGCTVDGPVGPVHLDLAVQAEPTLRIVGERLTSPDRTLFTTALRDPGRSTVQAEWHTAGNTPVTRAPFPDDVLGTALLPLRVAGKTQGQRDVLAAAEQVVVGLRAAFPCHPLPHRMRQPVPVGEGRLRRDCHNLAAVLHRTATECPRRHARLAALATAGCAGTVAGLGLRESETGGTVEAVLERAGLPDMALGRLGDGELRYLALGLVLLTGPGVLAMDPVAEVPQAMQTLTVLADGLDHALDARQLAALFGLAGEICASGHVRLVAAVGEGVTGVTDVPGVTMVDLGA; encoded by the coding sequence GTGCCCGCGCAGGGACGGCGCCCGGGCCAGGTGCCCTTCCGCGCCCGCCCGCTCCCCGCCCCCACCGCGGAGGCCGCCCTCGCGCTCGCGGCCGCGCTCTCGCCCGTACGGGTCGACGAGGCGGCGCCGGTGCCCGTCGAGCGGACCACTGGCGGGGCGCTGCTCCGGCCCACCGTCACCGAACTGCGGCTTTCGGCCTTCGGGGTGCACCGCGGGACCGTCCTGCCGCTCGGCCCCGTGACACTGCTGCGCGGGGCGAGCGGCAGCGGGAAGACCACCGCCCTGCGCGCGTACGAGGCGCTCGCGCGGCTCGGGGCGGGCGCGGAGCTCGAGGAGGTGCTGCCGGACGCCGCCGACCGCGTACCGGAGCGGTCGCGGGCCGACGCGCAAGGCCGGCGCGGCTTCCGGATCGGCTGCACGGTCGACGGCCCGGTGGGACCGGTCCACCTCGACCTCGCCGTGCAGGCCGAACCGACCCTGCGGATCGTCGGGGAACGGCTCACCTCGCCGGACCGCACCCTGTTCACCACCGCGCTGCGGGACCCGGGGCGCAGCACCGTCCAGGCCGAGTGGCACACCGCCGGCAACACCCCGGTGACCCGCGCCCCGTTCCCGGACGACGTGCTCGGCACGGCACTCCTGCCGCTGCGGGTCGCCGGGAAGACGCAGGGGCAGCGGGACGTCCTGGCCGCCGCGGAACAGGTGGTCGTCGGACTGCGTGCGGCCTTCCCCTGTCACCCCCTGCCGCACCGGATGCGGCAGCCCGTGCCGGTCGGCGAGGGCCGGCTGCGGCGCGACTGTCACAACCTGGCCGCCGTGCTGCACCGCACCGCCACCGAGTGCCCGCGCCGCCACGCCCGCCTGGCGGCCCTCGCGACGGCGGGATGTGCCGGTACGGTCGCGGGGCTCGGGTTACGGGAATCGGAGACGGGCGGCACGGTCGAGGCCGTCCTGGAGCGGGCCGGCCTGCCGGACATGGCACTGGGCCGGCTCGGCGACGGCGAACTGCGCTATCTCGCCCTCGGGCTCGTCCTGCTGACCGGCCCCGGGGTGCTCGCGATGGACCCGGTCGCCGAGGTGCCGCAGGCCATGCAGACGCTCACCGTGCTCGCCGACGGGCTCGATCACGCGCTCGATGCCCGGCAACTGGCCGCTCTGTTCGGCCTGGCCGGCGAGATCTGCGCGAGCGGACACGTCCGGCTGGTCGCGGCCGTGGGGGAGGGGGTTACGGGTGTGACGGACGTGCCCGGTGTGACGATGGTAGACCTGGGTGCGTGA
- a CDS encoding mazG nucleotide pyrophosphohydrolase domain-containing protein (MazG nucleotide pyrophosphohydrolase domain-containing protein [Streptomyces albus J1074];~Nucleoside Triphosphate Pyrophosphohydrolase (EC 3.6.1.8) MazG-like domain foundin mouse RS21-C6 protein and its homologs; cd11537;~chemical substrate binding site [chemical binding];~homodimer interface [polypeptide binding];~identified by MetaGeneAnnotator; putative;~metal binding site [ion binding];~oligomer interface [polypeptide binding]), with translation MAGLQRRLADFAAARDWQPFHTPKNLAAALSVEAAELLEIFQWLTPEEADRVMADPDTAHRVRDEVADVLAYLLQFCGVLGVDPLTALAAKIDRNEIRFPARGRRGDDTSSGPGGEPREAGDDRDRHSTE, from the coding sequence GTGGCGGGCCTGCAGCGCAGGCTCGCCGACTTCGCCGCGGCCCGCGACTGGCAGCCCTTCCATACGCCCAAGAATCTGGCGGCGGCGCTGAGCGTGGAGGCGGCCGAACTCCTCGAGATCTTCCAGTGGCTGACGCCCGAGGAGGCGGACCGGGTGATGGCGGACCCGGACACGGCGCACCGGGTCCGCGACGAGGTCGCGGACGTCCTCGCCTATCTGCTGCAGTTCTGCGGCGTGCTCGGCGTCGATCCGCTGACGGCTCTCGCGGCCAAGATCGACCGCAACGAGATCCGCTTCCCTGCCCGGGGACGCCGGGGCGACGACACGTCGTCCGGCCCCGGCGGCGAGCCCCGAGAGGCGGGAGACGACCGTGATCGTCACTCTACGGAGTGA
- a CDS encoding hypothetical protein (identified by MetaGeneAnnotator; putative;~sequence version:2), giving the protein MDAERLIANGRYALAEAHTAWDIMREAWEAQALAQVIGGHLAAEGPLELRSEARGLSETGGGRVGFDHPALRAGVPRAAQLTSVGDTRAALTALGVLLGDVGIALVGVACATGEDGLYWQSIEAIDAADEAGDRVRAMLHRLAVRERDRPPDPARGRAGPG; this is encoded by the coding sequence ATGGACGCGGAGCGTTTGATCGCGAACGGGCGATACGCGCTGGCGGAAGCCCACACGGCGTGGGACATCATGCGGGAGGCCTGGGAGGCTCAGGCTCTCGCTCAGGTGATAGGAGGTCACCTCGCGGCCGAGGGGCCGCTGGAGTTGCGGAGCGAGGCGCGGGGGCTGAGCGAGACCGGCGGCGGACGCGTGGGGTTCGATCACCCCGCGCTGCGCGCCGGAGTGCCGAGGGCCGCGCAGCTCACCTCCGTCGGGGACACGCGCGCGGCGCTGACCGCGCTCGGCGTGCTGCTCGGCGACGTGGGCATCGCCTTGGTGGGCGTGGCCTGCGCGACGGGTGAGGACGGGCTGTACTGGCAGTCCATCGAGGCGATCGACGCCGCCGACGAGGCGGGCGACCGTGTTCGCGCCATGCTGCACCGGCTCGCGGTGCGCGAGCGGGACCGTCCGCCCGACCCGGCCCGGGGCCGCGCGGGCCCCGGGTAG
- a CDS encoding LPXTG-motif cell wall anchor domain protein (identified by MetaGeneAnnotator; putative;~sequence version:1) has product MSKEAAPQHAAVSEQPLTPPMPAVSSVSSVPAQPQRGDAPAGLLRQMEAMMAALTADLSQLDADLQSSADRQAAADGADDPGPAGPGPTRPDAASR; this is encoded by the coding sequence ATGTCCAAGGAAGCCGCGCCACAGCACGCCGCCGTGTCCGAGCAGCCCCTCACACCGCCGATGCCCGCGGTGTCCTCCGTATCGTCCGTACCCGCGCAGCCGCAGCGGGGAGACGCCCCCGCCGGCCTGCTGCGTCAGATGGAGGCGATGATGGCGGCGCTCACCGCCGACCTCTCGCAGCTCGACGCCGACCTCCAGTCCTCGGCGGACCGTCAGGCGGCCGCCGACGGCGCCGACGACCCGGGTCCGGCCGGACCCGGCCCCACGAGACCGGACGCCGCGTCCCGCTGA
- a CDS encoding monooxygenase (Flavin-utilizing monoxygenases; cl07892;~identified by MetaGeneAnnotator; putative;~monooxygenase [Amycolatopsis mediterranei U32];~probable F420-dependent oxidoreductase, Rv1855c family; TIGR03560) encodes MDLRIFTEPQQGASYDTLLTVAKATEDLGFGAFFRSDHYLRMGSGDGLPGPTDAWITLAGLARETRRIRLGTLMTAATFRLPGVLAIQVAQVDRMSGGRIELGLGAGWFEEEHRAYGIPFPKEKFGRLEEQLEIVTGLWGTAAGKTFSYEGEHYQLTDSPALPKPAQERIPVLVGGHGARRTPRLAARFADEFNIPFASLEETERQFGRVRAAVEEAGRPADALVYSNALVVCVGRDDAEVARRAAAIGRDVDELKANGLAGSPAEVVDKIGRYGALGARRIYLQILDLDDLDHLELISGQVQSQLG; translated from the coding sequence ATGGATCTCCGAATCTTCACGGAACCCCAGCAAGGGGCGTCCTACGACACCCTGCTCACGGTCGCCAAGGCCACCGAGGACCTGGGCTTCGGCGCGTTCTTCCGCTCGGACCACTATCTGCGCATGGGGTCCGGCGACGGGCTGCCCGGCCCGACGGACGCCTGGATCACCCTGGCCGGTCTCGCCCGGGAGACCCGGCGGATCCGTCTCGGCACGCTCATGACCGCCGCCACCTTCCGGCTCCCCGGCGTCCTCGCCATCCAGGTCGCCCAGGTCGACCGGATGTCCGGCGGCCGGATCGAACTCGGCCTGGGCGCGGGCTGGTTCGAGGAGGAACACCGGGCGTACGGGATCCCGTTCCCGAAGGAGAAGTTCGGACGTCTGGAGGAGCAGCTGGAGATCGTCACCGGGCTGTGGGGCACCGCGGCCGGCAAGACGTTCTCGTACGAGGGGGAGCACTACCAGCTGACCGACTCGCCCGCGCTGCCCAAGCCGGCCCAGGAGCGGATCCCGGTGCTGGTCGGCGGGCACGGCGCGCGCCGCACGCCGCGTCTGGCGGCACGGTTCGCGGACGAGTTCAACATCCCGTTCGCCTCGCTGGAGGAGACCGAGCGGCAGTTCGGGCGGGTGCGGGCGGCGGTCGAGGAGGCGGGGCGGCCCGCCGACGCGCTCGTGTACTCGAACGCGCTGGTGGTCTGCGTCGGCCGGGACGACGCGGAGGTGGCCCGCCGGGCCGCCGCCATCGGCCGGGACGTGGACGAACTCAAGGCCAACGGCCTCGCGGGCTCGCCCGCCGAGGTCGTGGACAAGATCGGCCGCTACGGGGCCCTCGGCGCCCGCCGGATCTATCTCCAGATCCTCGACCTGGACGATCTGGACCATCTGGAGCTGATCTCCGGTCAGGTCCAGTCGCAGCTGGGGTGA
- a CDS encoding homocysteine S-methyltransferase (Homocysteine S-methyltransferase [Streptomyces venezuelae ATCC10712];~Homocysteine S-methyltransferase; pfam02574;~Methionine synthase I (cobalamin-dependent), methyltransferase domain [Aminoacid transport and metabolism]; cl14105;~identified by MetaGeneAnnotator; putative): protein MRPGRTLGAALADGVLVLDGGLSNQLEAQGCDLSDALWSARLLADGPERIEAAHSAYVAAGAQVLTTASYQATFEGFARRGIGRTETARLLARGVTLARAAAGPAERETWVAASVGPYGAMLADGSEYRGRYGLSVGALTRFHRPRIEVLAEAGPDVLALETVPDTDEAEALLRAAEGCGVPVWLSYTVDGTRTRAGQDLAEAFALAAGRDQVVAVGVNCCAPKDAGPAVEIAAVVTGKPVVVYPNSGEDWDPGAGDWRGPATFDPAGATRWRAAGARLIGGCCRVGPAAIAALAAGLEPGTRGG, encoded by the coding sequence GTGAGGCCCGGCCGCACCCTGGGCGCCGCCCTCGCCGACGGGGTGCTCGTGCTGGACGGCGGGCTCTCCAACCAGCTGGAGGCCCAGGGCTGCGACCTCTCCGACGCGCTCTGGTCCGCCCGGCTGCTCGCCGACGGTCCGGAGCGGATCGAGGCGGCGCACTCGGCGTACGTGGCGGCCGGCGCCCAGGTGCTCACCACCGCGAGCTACCAGGCCACCTTCGAGGGCTTCGCCCGGCGTGGGATCGGCCGGACGGAGACGGCACGGCTGCTCGCCCGCGGCGTGACGCTCGCCCGGGCGGCGGCCGGGCCCGCCGAGCGGGAGACCTGGGTGGCGGCCTCCGTCGGGCCGTACGGGGCGATGCTCGCCGACGGCAGCGAGTACCGGGGCCGGTACGGGCTGTCGGTCGGCGCGCTCACGCGGTTCCACCGGCCCCGGATCGAGGTCCTGGCCGAGGCCGGGCCCGATGTCCTGGCCCTGGAGACGGTGCCCGACACCGACGAGGCCGAGGCGCTGCTGCGGGCCGCCGAGGGGTGCGGGGTGCCGGTCTGGCTCTCGTACACCGTCGACGGCACGCGCACCCGCGCCGGACAGGATCTGGCGGAGGCGTTCGCCCTGGCGGCGGGCCGGGACCAGGTCGTCGCGGTCGGGGTGAACTGCTGCGCCCCGAAGGACGCCGGGCCCGCCGTGGAGATCGCCGCCGTGGTGACCGGCAAGCCGGTGGTCGTCTACCCGAACAGCGGCGAGGACTGGGACCCGGGCGCGGGGGACTGGCGGGGCCCGGCCACCTTCGACCCGGCCGGGGCGACGCGTTGGCGTGCCGCGGGTGCCCGGCTGATCGGCGGCTGCTGTCGCGTCGGCCCCGCCGCGATCGCCGCCCTGGCCGCCGGACTGGAGCCGGGGACACGGGGCGGGTGA
- a CDS encoding type 12 methyltransferase (3' terminal RNA ribose 2'-O-methyltransferase Hen1;TIGR04074;~Methyltransferase domain; pfam08242;~PFAM: Methyltransferase type 12; KEGG: sgr:SGR_1575 hypothetical protein;~RNA repair, ligase-Pnkp-associating, region of Hen1; pfam12623;~identified by MetaGeneAnnotator; putative;~type 12 methyltransferase [Streptomyces flavogriseus ATCC33331]), protein MFLTIRTTGTPQRPATDLGFLLHKHPGKAQSFTTAHGTAHVLYPEADVERCTAVLLLEVDPVALVRKGRGKGRGGAPDAALAQYVNDRPYAASSLLAVALAKVFTTALHGTCAALPERAAAPLPLRIEIPALPARGGPGLVTRLFEPLGWTSVTAEPVALDPEFPEWGDSRYVRLVLEGELRLADALNQLYVLLPVLDDAKHYWVAPDEVDKLLRAGDGWLAGHPERELITSRYLARRRSLTRQATERLALVRLAEADGLEVEDVDNAVDEATDTEERPVPLAERRRTAILGALGTAGAARVLDLGCGQGQLVQALLKDKRFTEVVGVDVSARALSVAARRLRLDRMGERQAARVTLLQGALTYTDKRLAGYDAAVLSEVVEHVDPPRLPALEYAVFGSARPRTVVVTTPNVEYNVRWESLPAGHVRHSDHRFEWTREEFRAWAARVAGRYGYAAVFAPVGPDDPEVGPPTQMAVFTRTGGDAGTRTNSDTDTGTGTGNGPDTTKEDAA, encoded by the coding sequence GTGTTCCTCACCATCCGTACCACTGGTACGCCTCAGCGACCCGCGACCGACCTCGGCTTCCTGCTGCACAAGCATCCCGGGAAGGCGCAGTCCTTCACGACCGCGCACGGCACCGCGCACGTCCTGTACCCCGAGGCGGACGTGGAGCGGTGCACCGCCGTCCTGCTGCTGGAGGTCGACCCCGTGGCGCTGGTGCGCAAGGGGCGGGGAAAGGGCCGGGGCGGGGCGCCCGACGCGGCGCTCGCGCAGTACGTGAACGACCGGCCGTACGCCGCGTCGTCGCTGCTGGCGGTCGCGCTCGCCAAGGTCTTCACGACCGCCCTGCACGGCACCTGCGCCGCGCTGCCCGAACGGGCCGCCGCGCCGCTGCCGCTGCGGATCGAGATCCCGGCGCTTCCGGCGCGCGGCGGACCGGGTCTCGTGACGCGGCTGTTCGAGCCGCTCGGCTGGACGAGCGTCACGGCGGAGCCGGTCGCGCTCGACCCGGAGTTCCCCGAGTGGGGCGACTCCCGCTACGTACGGCTGGTCCTGGAGGGCGAGTTGCGCCTCGCCGACGCGCTCAACCAGCTCTATGTCCTGCTGCCGGTGCTCGACGACGCCAAGCACTACTGGGTCGCGCCCGACGAGGTGGACAAGCTGCTGCGCGCCGGTGACGGCTGGCTCGCCGGCCACCCCGAGCGGGAGCTGATCACCAGCCGCTATCTCGCGCGGCGCCGGAGTCTCACCCGCCAGGCCACCGAGCGGCTCGCCCTCGTACGGCTCGCCGAGGCCGACGGCCTGGAGGTCGAGGACGTCGACAACGCGGTCGACGAGGCGACCGACACCGAGGAACGGCCGGTGCCGCTCGCCGAGCGGCGCCGTACGGCGATCCTCGGTGCGCTGGGCACCGCCGGCGCGGCCCGGGTGCTCGACCTCGGCTGCGGGCAGGGGCAGTTGGTGCAGGCCCTGCTCAAGGACAAGCGGTTCACCGAGGTCGTCGGCGTGGACGTGTCGGCGCGGGCGCTGTCCGTCGCCGCCCGCCGGCTGCGTCTGGACCGGATGGGCGAGCGGCAGGCCGCCCGCGTGACGCTGCTCCAGGGCGCGCTCACGTACACCGACAAGCGGCTGGCCGGTTATGACGCGGCCGTGCTCAGCGAGGTCGTCGAGCACGTGGACCCGCCGCGGCTGCCCGCGCTGGAGTACGCGGTGTTCGGCTCGGCCCGGCCGCGTACGGTCGTCGTGACCACCCCGAACGTCGAGTACAACGTGCGCTGGGAGTCGCTGCCCGCGGGGCACGTCCGGCACTCCGACCACCGGTTCGAGTGGACGCGGGAGGAGTTCCGCGCCTGGGCCGCCCGGGTCGCCGGCCGCTACGGCTACGCGGCTGTCTTCGCGCCGGTCGGCCCGGACGACCCCGAGGTCGGGCCGCCCACCCAGATGGCCGTCTTCACCCGTACCGGCGGCGACGCCGGCACCCGTACCAACAGCGACACGGACACAGGGACCGGCACCGGGAACGGCCCGGACACCACGAAGGAGGACGCGGCATGA